In the genome of Rhodoplanes sp. Z2-YC6860, one region contains:
- a CDS encoding Bug family tripartite tricarboxylate transporter substrate binding protein — MQRQFAAAVLIAGIVTAATTPVRADNWPQAKPIRVEVISAAGGLTDIVPRVLSKYLADSIGQPVVIENRPGAGGNIAAGVVAKAEPDGHTLLMTGSNQSVNPTLLPNPGFDYDRDLVPLSMAAVAKMLLVASPSFPAKNITDAIRIAKQKPRSVSMAISPIGTPNHLGAEMLAQLGDVDLTFVPYNGIGPATPDLIAGRVDLAVGAMPSLLPQVQAKTLKALAVTSNERSPLAPDIPSSTEAGLPGLQIDAWVCFMATGGTPASVIERLDKEIAKALAHPEVRAAFAKQGVEVMHMGPDELGRFLKSEASRFGGLLKGSRVVNASR; from the coding sequence ATGCAACGCCAGTTTGCGGCTGCTGTGCTGATCGCAGGCATCGTGACGGCGGCAACGACGCCGGTTCGCGCCGACAACTGGCCGCAGGCGAAGCCCATCAGGGTCGAGGTGATCTCGGCGGCCGGCGGTCTGACCGACATCGTGCCGCGGGTGCTGTCCAAGTATCTCGCCGATTCGATCGGCCAGCCCGTGGTGATCGAGAATCGTCCTGGCGCCGGCGGCAACATCGCCGCGGGTGTCGTCGCCAAGGCGGAGCCGGACGGCCACACGCTGCTGATGACTGGCTCCAACCAGTCGGTGAATCCGACGCTGCTGCCCAATCCAGGCTTCGACTACGATCGCGATCTGGTGCCGCTGTCGATGGCCGCCGTGGCGAAAATGCTGCTGGTCGCTTCGCCGTCTTTCCCTGCGAAAAACATCACCGACGCAATCCGGATCGCGAAGCAGAAGCCCCGGTCGGTGAGCATGGCGATCTCGCCGATCGGCACACCCAATCATCTCGGCGCTGAGATGCTGGCCCAGCTCGGCGACGTCGACCTGACCTTCGTGCCTTACAACGGCATCGGCCCGGCGACGCCGGACCTGATCGCGGGCCGGGTTGATCTCGCCGTCGGCGCGATGCCATCGCTGCTGCCGCAGGTTCAGGCCAAGACCTTGAAGGCGCTCGCGGTGACCTCGAACGAGCGCTCGCCGCTGGCGCCCGACATCCCGAGTTCCACCGAAGCGGGCCTCCCGGGTCTGCAGATCGATGCCTGGGTCTGCTTCATGGCGACGGGCGGGACGCCGGCATCGGTCATCGAGCGGCTCGACAAGGAGATCGCCAAGGCGCTGGCCCACCCCGAGGTGCGCGCGGCGTTCGCCAAGCAGGGCGTCGAGGTCATGCATATGGGCCCCGACGAACTCGGCCGCTTCCTCAAGTCGGAAGCATCGCGGTTTGGCGGCCTGCTCAAGGGATCGCGGGTCGTGAACGCGTCGCGATGA
- a CDS encoding MBL fold metallo-hydrolase has translation MSLTVTLTGTAGGPAVFNGLAGSGTLVRYGGDGRDPLNLQFDAGRGTTMRLSQLGVPPAQLDAVFFTHMHTDHTEGFADLVLLRWMFNGSGPKLDVVCCDDVVSDRGFTISGRKFVAHVADAFIHSGEIAQRHSERADRTAGGPADLLRTTTFEPTEKPAIVWHAGEVKVSAVRSTHMAGHVSYRVDTPSGSVVIGGDAGNDQLAPPRASSTSDQVESLARGADIIVHSAIHPIMGPDEGSGMYPYAYYRQPNVFDLGAMAHRAGAKHLMLTHLIPPVGADRQGPFKVPGGPLTAAAYSKAAQDGGFTGTIVVGTDLASVCLGS, from the coding sequence ATGTCCTTGACTGTCACGCTGACCGGCACCGCGGGCGGCCCAGCGGTTTTCAACGGCTTGGCCGGCTCGGGCACGCTGGTGCGTTATGGCGGGGACGGCCGCGACCCTCTCAATCTTCAGTTTGATGCAGGCCGCGGGACCACGATGCGGCTTTCGCAACTCGGCGTTCCTCCGGCGCAGCTCGATGCGGTGTTCTTCACCCACATGCATACCGATCACACCGAAGGCTTCGCCGACCTTGTCCTGCTGCGTTGGATGTTCAACGGTTCAGGACCGAAGCTCGACGTCGTCTGCTGTGATGACGTGGTGTCAGACCGGGGATTCACGATCAGCGGCCGGAAATTCGTCGCGCATGTCGCCGATGCCTTCATCCATTCCGGCGAGATTGCCCAGCGTCATTCCGAGCGGGCCGATCGCACTGCGGGCGGCCCCGCGGATTTGCTCCGCACGACCACGTTCGAACCGACGGAGAAGCCGGCGATCGTCTGGCACGCCGGCGAGGTGAAAGTCAGTGCCGTGCGTTCGACGCATATGGCCGGCCACGTTTCATATCGGGTCGACACGCCGTCGGGCAGCGTGGTGATCGGCGGCGACGCCGGCAACGATCAGCTTGCGCCGCCTCGCGCTTCATCGACGTCGGATCAGGTCGAGAGCTTGGCGAGAGGCGCCGACATCATCGTGCATTCGGCCATTCATCCGATCATGGGCCCCGACGAAGGCAGCGGCATGTACCCTTACGCCTATTATCGTCAGCCCAATGTTTTCGATCTCGGCGCCATGGCGCATCGCGCCGGCGCGAAACATCTGATGCTCACGCATTTGATTCCGCCGGTTGGCGCCGACCGCCAGGGCCCGTTCAAGGTCCCGGGCGGTCCACTGACGGCGGCAGCTTACAGTAAAGCCGCCCAGGACGGCGGCTTTACTGGAACCATCGTGGTGGGCACAGATCTCGCGAGCGTGTGCCTGGGCAGCTGA
- a CDS encoding TorF family putative porin, producing the protein MKKVTMAAVAALAFSASSAFAADMPLKAIAAPAQPPAWDIAFGSAIASDYVWRGITQSNHKPSVAAYFEPRYNINKDMQLYAGLGGASIDFPNRAAAEVDIYAGFRPTFGKFAFDFGFWYYWYPGGQCFNAAVPTCSPSGGVGPTNLPNGNVAKSDWSFYEIFAKVNYSVTDQLGLGAFVYYSPNVLNTGADGVYFGGNAKYTFPALSNGMQFYASGEVGYWDLGTSDAFYGTVGFPNGVPYKSYTTWNLGIGWTYKVFTVDLRYIDTDLNKGNCNAFTSDHTAAGTSNVTAINPGGLGSNWCGATFVARLSADLTVNTNLK; encoded by the coding sequence ATGAAAAAAGTGACAATGGCGGCGGTTGCCGCTCTGGCGTTCTCGGCGTCGTCGGCATTCGCCGCCGACATGCCGCTCAAGGCGATCGCGGCTCCGGCGCAACCGCCGGCTTGGGACATCGCCTTCGGCTCAGCGATCGCCAGCGATTACGTCTGGCGCGGCATCACGCAGTCGAACCACAAGCCGTCGGTCGCGGCCTACTTCGAGCCGCGCTACAACATCAACAAGGACATGCAGCTCTACGCCGGTCTCGGCGGCGCCAGCATCGATTTCCCGAACCGCGCCGCGGCGGAAGTCGACATCTACGCCGGTTTCCGGCCCACCTTCGGCAAGTTCGCGTTCGACTTTGGCTTTTGGTACTACTGGTACCCCGGCGGCCAATGCTTCAATGCCGCTGTCCCGACCTGCTCGCCGAGCGGCGGCGTAGGCCCCACGAACCTTCCGAACGGCAACGTCGCCAAGTCGGACTGGAGCTTCTACGAAATCTTCGCCAAGGTGAACTACTCGGTCACCGATCAGCTCGGCCTCGGCGCCTTCGTCTACTACTCGCCGAACGTGCTCAATACCGGCGCCGACGGCGTCTACTTCGGCGGCAACGCCAAGTACACCTTCCCGGCGCTCTCCAACGGCATGCAGTTCTACGCGTCGGGTGAAGTCGGCTACTGGGATCTCGGCACCAGCGATGCGTTTTACGGCACCGTGGGCTTCCCCAATGGCGTTCCGTACAAGAGCTACACCACCTGGAACCTCGGCATCGGCTGGACCTATAAGGTCTTCACCGTTGACCTCCGCTACATCGACACCGACCTGAACAAGGGCAATTGCAACGCCTTCACCAGCGATCACACCGCTGCGGGCACGAGCAACGTGACCGCCATCAACCCGGGTGGTCTCGGCTCCAACTGGTGCGGTGCGACCTTCGTGGCCCGTCTGTCGGCGGACCTCACGGTCAACACCAACCTGAAGTAA
- a CDS encoding Bug family tripartite tricarboxylate transporter substrate binding protein: protein MRKLLIGCVLLLVSSVVAQAEDYPSRPVTMIVPLPAGSAFDVAARILAEGMQTSLGQPVVVENVTGAAGSIGTGRVARAAPDGYTLCFGGLITHVINGVQLTLPYDVVNDFEPVGLLATTELLVVARKGFPTDDLKGLIAWLKANPDKASQGSGGLGSLTHLAGVFFQQQTGTRFNIVPYRGAGAAINDLVAGHIDFMFDLAPNSLPHVHTGAIKAYAVMAKMRLPALPDVPTVDEAGLAGFYASAWQAMWAPKNTPHDAVQKLNAAIAAALENRALRSRLADIGEEIFPREQQTSESLASFHKAELDKWKPIIKAANGAAAK from the coding sequence ATGAGGAAGCTGCTGATCGGGTGTGTTTTGCTCTTGGTCTCGTCGGTCGTTGCCCAAGCGGAGGACTATCCGTCACGCCCTGTGACCATGATTGTGCCGCTGCCGGCGGGCAGTGCGTTCGATGTGGCCGCTCGAATCCTGGCTGAAGGCATGCAGACTTCGCTCGGGCAGCCCGTCGTCGTGGAAAATGTGACCGGGGCCGCGGGGAGCATCGGCACCGGCCGGGTCGCACGGGCCGCGCCCGACGGCTACACACTCTGCTTCGGCGGCCTGATCACGCACGTCATCAACGGTGTTCAGCTGACCCTCCCATACGATGTCGTGAACGATTTCGAACCGGTCGGGCTACTGGCAACGACCGAGTTGCTTGTTGTCGCGAGGAAGGGATTTCCGACGGACGACCTGAAGGGGTTGATCGCCTGGTTGAAGGCCAATCCGGACAAGGCATCGCAGGGCAGCGGCGGTCTGGGCAGTCTAACGCACCTCGCGGGCGTGTTCTTTCAGCAGCAAACCGGCACGCGCTTCAACATCGTTCCTTATCGAGGGGCTGGAGCGGCGATCAACGATCTTGTTGCGGGGCATATCGATTTCATGTTCGATCTGGCGCCCAATTCGCTGCCGCACGTGCACACCGGTGCGATCAAGGCCTACGCCGTGATGGCCAAAATGCGGTTGCCGGCGCTCCCGGACGTACCCACTGTGGATGAGGCCGGACTGGCAGGATTCTATGCCTCGGCCTGGCAGGCGATGTGGGCGCCGAAGAATACGCCACACGACGCGGTTCAGAAGCTGAATGCTGCAATCGCCGCTGCCCTGGAAAATCGTGCGCTGCGGTCGCGGCTTGCCGATATCGGCGAGGAGATATTCCCCCGCGAACAGCAAACCTCTGAATCGCTGGCGTCGTTCCACAAAGCGGAACTCGACAAGTGGAAGCCGATCATCAAGGCGGCCAATGGTGCCGCGGCCAAGTAA
- a CDS encoding ABC transporter substrate-binding protein: MNSKKLVLETTAPFQGLPELVAHKEGLFAKEGLTLEWVERESDDKSTKVDVNSPKGLDPFSSHGKMLEQGKADLYNACEWGNYCRVQDTKVGSRQVGRRGIVTFAAIVVRPDSEVFTPQQLAGKTVGVPFYFGTHYLALHLLDGFMPRDQIRLCRVSNGSRERYNAMMKGEVEATTLTEPYVSLAEKNGCRVICSAFYHGTEVASDRVDAETYGAFNRAVREAVKRINADKAKYLHYFIDYHAKKDPEIAALKPEDLRAGRIVVIDPAPIPANELQNTYDWLKSWGMLEETATPLALVNLDVQRAAHTIAAE, translated from the coding sequence ATGAATTCGAAAAAGCTCGTCCTCGAAACCACCGCGCCGTTTCAAGGATTGCCTGAGCTCGTTGCCCACAAGGAAGGCCTGTTCGCCAAGGAAGGCCTGACCCTCGAATGGGTCGAGCGCGAAAGCGACGACAAGAGCACCAAGGTCGACGTCAACAGCCCGAAGGGACTCGATCCCTTCTCGAGCCACGGCAAGATGCTCGAGCAGGGCAAGGCCGACCTCTACAACGCCTGCGAATGGGGCAACTACTGCCGCGTCCAGGACACCAAGGTCGGCAGCCGCCAGGTCGGCCGCCGCGGCATCGTCACCTTCGCGGCCATCGTGGTGCGGCCGGACTCCGAGGTGTTCACACCGCAGCAACTCGCCGGCAAGACGGTCGGCGTGCCGTTCTATTTCGGCACTCATTATCTCGCTCTGCATCTGCTCGACGGCTTCATGCCGCGCGATCAGATCCGGCTGTGCCGCGTCTCGAACGGCTCGCGCGAGCGTTACAACGCCATGATGAAGGGCGAGGTCGAGGCGACCACGCTGACCGAGCCTTACGTCTCGCTCGCCGAGAAGAACGGCTGCCGGGTGATCTGTTCGGCCTTCTATCACGGCACCGAGGTGGCCTCGGACCGGGTCGACGCCGAGACCTACGGCGCCTTCAACCGCGCGGTGCGCGAGGCGGTGAAGCGCATCAACGCCGACAAGGCGAAGTACCTGCACTACTTCATCGACTATCACGCCAAGAAAGACCCGGAGATCGCGGCGCTGAAGCCCGAAGATCTCCGCGCCGGCCGTATCGTGGTCATCGATCCGGCTCCGATCCCGGCGAACGAGTTGCAGAACACCTACGACTGGCTGAAGAGCTGGGGCATGCTCGAAGAGACCGCGACACCACTCGCGCTGGTCAATCTCGACGTGCAGCGCGCCGCGCACACGATCGCGGCGGAATAA
- a CDS encoding DMT family transporter, translating to MSVESPQSRLTVALALTGFVAVAVAQVTNMILARANAGAIPPFSLAFFRWLIVTAGLAPFVWAELKANADVLLSRGFVVVLAGFFGMFLCGGPIYIAGVSTTAINIALIYALSPIVVLVISWLTGMELIGRYQIVGIVLALAGALTIILRGSAASLMSADTIWGDLLVVVAMLAWSGYTLLQSRAASEVSFLGRVCVFAAVGSLFSLPFAAYEAIAAPHTVFSVHALGVYLFAGLVPGVLAYAGFAYLGGRFGSVRTSLVLYIGPVASALLSWVWLHEGPSAIQIVGGALILGGVWFSLRK from the coding sequence GTGAGCGTCGAAAGTCCGCAAAGCCGCCTGACCGTCGCGTTGGCGCTGACCGGCTTCGTCGCTGTCGCAGTCGCCCAAGTCACCAACATGATCCTGGCGCGCGCCAACGCCGGCGCGATCCCGCCGTTCTCGCTCGCCTTCTTCCGTTGGCTGATCGTGACGGCCGGGCTCGCGCCGTTCGTGTGGGCCGAGCTTAAGGCGAACGCGGATGTGCTTTTGTCGCGCGGCTTCGTCGTCGTGCTGGCCGGCTTCTTCGGCATGTTTTTGTGCGGCGGGCCGATCTACATCGCCGGGGTCTCGACCACCGCGATCAACATTGCGCTGATCTACGCGCTGTCGCCCATCGTCGTGCTGGTGATTTCCTGGCTCACCGGCATGGAATTGATCGGCCGTTATCAGATCGTCGGCATCGTGCTTGCGCTCGCCGGTGCGCTCACGATCATCCTGCGCGGTTCGGCGGCGAGCCTGATGTCGGCCGACACCATCTGGGGCGATCTGCTCGTCGTGGTCGCGATGCTGGCCTGGTCCGGATACACGTTGCTGCAATCGCGCGCCGCCTCTGAGGTCTCGTTTCTCGGCCGCGTCTGCGTGTTCGCCGCGGTGGGCTCGCTGTTCTCGTTGCCGTTTGCGGCTTACGAGGCGATTGCTGCGCCGCACACGGTGTTCAGCGTGCATGCGCTCGGCGTCTATCTGTTCGCGGGCCTGGTACCGGGGGTGTTGGCCTATGCGGGCTTCGCCTATCTCGGCGGCCGGTTCGGCTCGGTGCGCACCTCGCTGGTGCTCTACATCGGTCCGGTCGCCAGCGCGCTGTTGTCGTGGGTCTGGCTGCACGAGGGACCGAGTGCGATCCAGATCGTCGGCGGGGCGCTGATCCTGGGCGGTGTGTGGTTCAGCTTGCGGAAGTGA
- a CDS encoding LysR family transcriptional regulator, translating to MLGKILMVRPIPWEQHIGRRLRLRDLFVFFAVVETGSMAKAGAKLGVSTPSISETIAALEHTLGAPLLDRSPKGVTTTAYGEALLFRARAAFDELRQGVRDIELIGDPHAGELRIGCPESITAGFLLPILQRLTKAYPRVRYHVQQVQQPTVEYPELRERKVDLVLARWGRDLAKDEIDPEVDVQVLLDDPYLLVASANSKWARRRKIDLADLAGEPLIVPPIDAWGGALVAEAFKRRGLSAPNFVVSTLSISLRNEMAASGQFITLLTRSVVRTFAKRYSLKVLPIDLPAHRSPVGIVTMRHRTLGPAAQLFVESAREVARSLTAESKA from the coding sequence ATGTTAGGTAAAATCCTTATGGTTCGTCCCATCCCCTGGGAACAACACATCGGTCGCCGTCTGCGTTTGCGCGACCTGTTTGTGTTTTTCGCGGTGGTCGAGACCGGCAGCATGGCCAAGGCGGGCGCCAAGCTCGGCGTCTCCACGCCGTCAATTTCAGAAACCATTGCGGCGCTCGAACACACGCTTGGCGCGCCGCTGCTCGACCGGAGCCCGAAGGGTGTCACGACAACCGCGTACGGCGAGGCCTTGCTGTTCCGAGCGCGTGCCGCCTTCGACGAATTGCGTCAGGGCGTTCGTGATATCGAGTTGATCGGCGATCCTCATGCGGGAGAACTCCGGATCGGATGTCCGGAATCGATCACGGCGGGTTTCTTGCTGCCAATATTGCAGCGTCTCACCAAGGCCTATCCTCGCGTGCGATATCACGTGCAGCAGGTGCAGCAGCCGACCGTCGAGTATCCGGAGCTTCGCGAACGCAAGGTCGATCTGGTCCTGGCCCGATGGGGCCGCGACCTCGCGAAAGATGAAATTGATCCCGAAGTGGATGTCCAGGTCCTTTTGGACGATCCCTATCTTCTGGTTGCCAGCGCAAACAGCAAATGGGCGCGCCGTCGCAAGATCGACCTGGCCGATCTCGCCGGCGAACCGCTGATCGTGCCGCCCATCGATGCCTGGGGTGGAGCACTTGTCGCCGAAGCGTTCAAGCGGCGCGGCTTGTCAGCGCCCAACTTCGTGGTATCGACGCTGTCGATTTCGCTGCGCAACGAAATGGCGGCGAGCGGCCAGTTCATCACGCTGCTGACCCGATCGGTGGTGCGGACCTTCGCGAAACGCTATTCACTCAAGGTGCTTCCGATCGACCTGCCGGCCCATCGGTCGCCCGTCGGCATCGTGACGATGAGGCATCGGACACTGGGGCCAGCGGCGCAACTGTTCGTCGAATCCGCCCGCGAAGTTGCGCGGAGTTTGACCGCCGAGTCGAAGGCTTGA
- a CDS encoding LysR substrate-binding domain-containing protein: MDLRQLRYFVGIVQAGSLSRAANHLHVAQSAISHHLAQLESEIKKPLVTRGSKGIALTEAGTVLYRHAEAILRHIDFAKQDAMTTLAVPSGRVAIGFPSALSSILGYELFVQMRHAYPQIVLHLTDGNSSLLRERLDNGRLDLAVLFLGKSERGLAVEPFANEELFYVSAEKKSRPISLEEAASQPVLLPGPGSGIQKTAREAFAQRGLDLTVIGEIDSMVALRRAVAAGLGNTILPWAAIGDGESVGKLHHRQFSDFRLIRPVALCSSEVSQRNPAIEAVASTLKLLARKLIEGRRWHGVTAMETAGSHLDNKPSG, translated from the coding sequence ATGGATTTGCGTCAGCTGCGCTACTTCGTCGGGATCGTTCAGGCCGGAAGCCTGTCGCGGGCAGCTAATCATCTGCATGTCGCGCAGTCGGCGATCAGCCATCACCTCGCGCAGCTCGAATCCGAGATCAAGAAACCGCTGGTGACGCGCGGCTCGAAGGGCATCGCCCTCACCGAAGCCGGCACTGTGCTCTACCGCCACGCCGAAGCCATCCTGCGGCATATCGATTTTGCCAAGCAGGATGCGATGACGACGCTCGCCGTGCCGTCAGGCCGCGTCGCCATCGGCTTCCCGTCGGCGCTGTCCAGCATTCTCGGCTACGAGTTGTTCGTGCAGATGCGGCACGCCTATCCGCAGATCGTACTTCACCTGACCGACGGCAACAGCTCGCTGCTGCGCGAGCGGCTGGACAATGGCCGCCTCGATCTCGCCGTGCTGTTCCTGGGCAAGTCCGAGCGCGGCCTTGCGGTCGAACCGTTCGCCAACGAAGAGCTGTTCTATGTCTCGGCAGAGAAAAAATCGCGCCCGATCAGTCTGGAAGAAGCAGCCAGCCAGCCGGTCCTGCTGCCCGGCCCCGGCAGCGGCATCCAGAAAACCGCGCGGGAAGCCTTCGCGCAGCGCGGACTCGATCTGACCGTGATCGGCGAGATCGACTCCATGGTCGCGCTGCGGCGCGCGGTGGCGGCGGGCCTCGGCAACACGATCCTGCCCTGGGCCGCAATTGGCGATGGCGAGTCCGTGGGAAAGCTCCATCATCGGCAATTCTCCGACTTCCGTCTGATCCGTCCGGTTGCGCTGTGTTCGTCGGAGGTCTCGCAACGCAATCCGGCCATCGAAGCCGTCGCCTCGACGCTGAAGCTTCTGGCCCGCAAGCTGATCGAAGGCCGCCGCTGGCACGGCGTGACCGCGATGGAGACGGCCGGCAGCCATCTGGATAACAAGCCATCTGGATAA
- a CDS encoding NAD(P)-dependent oxidoreductase has product MEAGQAARVVGFAGLGAIGVPMAERLIQGGEQVVVYNRTGAKASAFHNRAAIAATPAEMADKADIVFVCITSADAYRDVVLGPNGLIRGNRMKTYVHLGTNEVALLEELAAGLGSRGIAALDAPMTGGVPRARDGTLTVMASGSRDTFELAEPVMNHYAKKIVYLSDRVGAAQVMKYVNNVLSASNLALACEAMVLGRRCGLDPAAMLEVLNNGTGQNTATLTKIPAQVLTRKFSHGGTLGLMIKDLDAFSGEARRNGVPVPLAEAVIESFRKAAFEEGEREDLTKIIRPMERAAGITVEGR; this is encoded by the coding sequence ATGGAAGCGGGACAAGCAGCGCGTGTCGTCGGATTTGCCGGGCTCGGCGCGATCGGTGTGCCGATGGCGGAGCGGCTGATCCAAGGCGGCGAACAGGTCGTCGTTTACAACCGCACCGGCGCGAAAGCTTCGGCGTTTCACAACCGCGCGGCGATCGCCGCGACTCCCGCCGAGATGGCGGACAAGGCCGACATTGTCTTTGTCTGCATCACGTCGGCGGATGCGTATCGCGACGTTGTGCTCGGACCGAACGGATTGATCCGGGGCAACCGAATGAAGACCTACGTTCATCTCGGCACCAACGAGGTTGCGCTGCTCGAGGAGCTTGCGGCGGGTCTCGGCAGTCGCGGCATCGCGGCGCTCGACGCGCCGATGACGGGAGGCGTGCCCCGGGCGCGCGACGGAACGCTGACCGTGATGGCTTCAGGCTCCCGCGATACGTTCGAGCTCGCCGAGCCGGTGATGAACCACTATGCCAAGAAGATCGTCTACCTCAGCGACCGTGTCGGCGCCGCGCAGGTCATGAAGTACGTCAACAACGTGCTGTCGGCTTCGAACCTCGCCCTCGCCTGCGAGGCGATGGTGCTGGGCCGCAGGTGCGGCCTCGACCCCGCTGCGATGCTTGAGGTGCTCAACAACGGCACCGGGCAGAACACCGCGACGCTGACCAAGATTCCGGCCCAGGTGCTGACGCGGAAGTTCAGCCACGGCGGCACCCTTGGCCTCATGATCAAGGACCTGGACGCGTTCAGCGGCGAGGCGCGAAGGAACGGTGTGCCGGTGCCGCTTGCCGAGGCCGTCATCGAAAGCTTCCGAAAGGCAGCCTTTGAAGAAGGCGAGCGCGAGGACCTGACGAAAATCATCCGTCCGATGGAGCGGGCTGCTGGGATAACGGTCGAGGGCCGATAG
- a CDS encoding HPP family protein, translating into MIERSKWLAVLAGAAGGAAAILAMETFSARAQYPLVAIPFATSIVLVMGSPTALPAQPRALIGGHLVSTAVGLVMVKLFGPGLWVTALAVGMAMIAMHATDTFHPPAGIDPLVVVVNSMPWSFLVVPVAAGAALLALFAFVWHNIVARGPNKDDIWPTRWW; encoded by the coding sequence ATGATCGAACGCAGCAAATGGCTTGCAGTGCTTGCCGGCGCGGCCGGCGGGGCTGCCGCGATTCTCGCGATGGAAACCTTCTCAGCCCGCGCCCAATATCCGCTGGTGGCGATACCGTTCGCCACCTCAATCGTCCTGGTGATGGGCTCGCCCACAGCCTTGCCGGCGCAACCGCGCGCGCTGATCGGCGGTCATCTCGTCTCCACGGCCGTCGGCCTTGTGATGGTCAAGCTGTTCGGGCCGGGTCTTTGGGTCACGGCGCTGGCTGTGGGCATGGCGATGATCGCCATGCACGCGACCGACACGTTTCATCCGCCGGCCGGCATCGATCCGCTGGTGGTGGTGGTCAACAGCATGCCCTGGAGCTTCCTCGTCGTGCCGGTGGCGGCCGGCGCGGCGCTGCTCGCGCTGTTTGCGTTCGTCTGGCACAACATCGTCGCGCGTGGGCCAAACAAGGACGACATTTGGCCCACGCGCTGGTGGTGA